From a region of the Tursiops truncatus isolate mTurTru1 chromosome 2, mTurTru1.mat.Y, whole genome shotgun sequence genome:
- the MAX gene encoding protein max isoform X2, whose translation MSDNDDIEVESDEEQPRFQSAADKRAHHNALERKRRDHIKDSFHSLRDSVPSLQGEKASRAQILDKATEYIQYMRRKNHTHQQDIDDLKRQNALLEQQVRALEKARSSAQLQTNYPSSDNSLYTNAKGSTISAFDGGSDSSSESEPEEPQSRKKLRMEAS comes from the exons GAAGAGCAACCGAGGTTTCAATCAGCG GCTGACAAACGGGCTCATCATAATGCACTGGAACGAAAACGTAGGGACCACATCAAAGACAGCTTTCACAGTTTGCGGGACTCGGTCCCATCACTCCAAGGAGAGAAG GCATCCCGGGCCCAAATCCTAGACAAAGCCACAGAGTATATCCAGTATATGCGAAGGAAAAACCACACACACCAGCAAGATATTGATGACCTCAAGCGGCAGAATGCTCTTCTGGAGCAGCAAG TCCGTGCACTGGAGAAGGCGAGGTCGAGTGCCCAACTGCAGACCAACTACCCCTCCTCAGACAACAGCCTCTACACCAACGCCAAGGGCAGCACCATCTCTGCCTTCGATGGGGGCTCAGACTCCAGCTCGGAGTCGGAGCCCGAAGAGCCCCAAAGCAGGAAGAAGCTCCGGATGGAGGCCAGCTAA
- the MAX gene encoding protein max isoform X5, producing the protein MLFSNAHIRLFLQPQGKARADQVLCSWGIHFSSSLMEDASKRKFRALEKARSSAQLQTNYPSSDNSLYTNAKGSTISAFDGGSDSSSESEPEEPQSRKKLRMEAS; encoded by the exons ATGCTGTTCTCCAATGCTCACATCCGCCTTTTCCTACAACCACAGGGGAAAGCGAGAGCTGATCAAGTTCTTTGTTCCTGGGGAATtcacttctcttcctccctcatgGAAGATGCAAGTAAAAGGAAAT TCCGTGCACTGGAGAAGGCGAGGTCGAGTGCCCAACTGCAGACCAACTACCCCTCCTCAGACAACAGCCTCTACACCAACGCCAAGGGCAGCACCATCTCTGCCTTCGATGGGGGCTCAGACTCCAGCTCGGAGTCGGAGCCCGAAGAGCCCCAAAGCAGGAAGAAGCTCCGGATGGAGGCCAGCTAA
- the MAX gene encoding protein max isoform X7 encodes MSDNDDIEVESDADKRAHHNALERKRRDHIKDSFHSLRDSVPSLQGEKASRAQILDKATEYIQYMRRKNHTHQQDIDDLKRQNALLEQQGALLVVGVTPGIRCLKRAVRSLNWSVLCKRHRDSRCSGTVSAPRCQR; translated from the exons GCTGACAAACGGGCTCATCATAATGCACTGGAACGAAAACGTAGGGACCACATCAAAGACAGCTTTCACAGTTTGCGGGACTCGGTCCCATCACTCCAAGGAGAGAAG GCATCCCGGGCCCAAATCCTAGACAAAGCCACAGAGTATATCCAGTATATGCGAAGGAAAAACCACACACACCAGCAAGATATTGATGACCTCAAGCGGCAGAATGCTCTTCTGGAGCAGCAAG GTGCTCTGCTTGTCGTAGGGGTCACACCTGGCATCAGGTGTCTCAAAAGAGCTGTGAGGTCCTTGAATTGGAGTGTGCTGTGTAAGCGCCACAGAGACTCCAGGTGTTCAGGGACAGTGAGCGCTCCCCGTTGTCAACGGTAG
- the MAX gene encoding protein max isoform X3 has translation MSDNDDIEVESDADKRAHHNALERKRRDHIKDSFHSLRDSVPSLQGEKQQASRAQILDKATEYIQYMRRKNHTHQQDIDDLKRQNALLEQQVRALEKARSSAQLQTNYPSSDNSLYTNAKGSTISAFDGGSDSSSESEPEEPQSRKKLRMEAS, from the exons GCTGACAAACGGGCTCATCATAATGCACTGGAACGAAAACGTAGGGACCACATCAAAGACAGCTTTCACAGTTTGCGGGACTCGGTCCCATCACTCCAAGGAGAGAA GCAACAGGCATCCCGGGCCCAAATCCTAGACAAAGCCACAGAGTATATCCAGTATATGCGAAGGAAAAACCACACACACCAGCAAGATATTGATGACCTCAAGCGGCAGAATGCTCTTCTGGAGCAGCAAG TCCGTGCACTGGAGAAGGCGAGGTCGAGTGCCCAACTGCAGACCAACTACCCCTCCTCAGACAACAGCCTCTACACCAACGCCAAGGGCAGCACCATCTCTGCCTTCGATGGGGGCTCAGACTCCAGCTCGGAGTCGGAGCCCGAAGAGCCCCAAAGCAGGAAGAAGCTCCGGATGGAGGCCAGCTAA
- the MAX gene encoding protein max isoform X4, with amino-acid sequence MSDNDDIEVESDADKRAHHNALERKRRDHIKDSFHSLRDSVPSLQGEKASRAQILDKATEYIQYMRRKNHTHQQDIDDLKRQNALLEQQVRALEKARSSAQLQTNYPSSDNSLYTNAKGSTISAFDGGSDSSSESEPEEPQSRKKLRMEAS; translated from the exons GCTGACAAACGGGCTCATCATAATGCACTGGAACGAAAACGTAGGGACCACATCAAAGACAGCTTTCACAGTTTGCGGGACTCGGTCCCATCACTCCAAGGAGAGAAG GCATCCCGGGCCCAAATCCTAGACAAAGCCACAGAGTATATCCAGTATATGCGAAGGAAAAACCACACACACCAGCAAGATATTGATGACCTCAAGCGGCAGAATGCTCTTCTGGAGCAGCAAG TCCGTGCACTGGAGAAGGCGAGGTCGAGTGCCCAACTGCAGACCAACTACCCCTCCTCAGACAACAGCCTCTACACCAACGCCAAGGGCAGCACCATCTCTGCCTTCGATGGGGGCTCAGACTCCAGCTCGGAGTCGGAGCCCGAAGAGCCCCAAAGCAGGAAGAAGCTCCGGATGGAGGCCAGCTAA
- the MAX gene encoding protein max isoform X1: MSDNDDIEVESDEEQPRFQSAADKRAHHNALERKRRDHIKDSFHSLRDSVPSLQGEKQQASRAQILDKATEYIQYMRRKNHTHQQDIDDLKRQNALLEQQVRALEKARSSAQLQTNYPSSDNSLYTNAKGSTISAFDGGSDSSSESEPEEPQSRKKLRMEAS, from the exons GAAGAGCAACCGAGGTTTCAATCAGCG GCTGACAAACGGGCTCATCATAATGCACTGGAACGAAAACGTAGGGACCACATCAAAGACAGCTTTCACAGTTTGCGGGACTCGGTCCCATCACTCCAAGGAGAGAA GCAACAGGCATCCCGGGCCCAAATCCTAGACAAAGCCACAGAGTATATCCAGTATATGCGAAGGAAAAACCACACACACCAGCAAGATATTGATGACCTCAAGCGGCAGAATGCTCTTCTGGAGCAGCAAG TCCGTGCACTGGAGAAGGCGAGGTCGAGTGCCCAACTGCAGACCAACTACCCCTCCTCAGACAACAGCCTCTACACCAACGCCAAGGGCAGCACCATCTCTGCCTTCGATGGGGGCTCAGACTCCAGCTCGGAGTCGGAGCCCGAAGAGCCCCAAAGCAGGAAGAAGCTCCGGATGGAGGCCAGCTAA
- the MAX gene encoding protein max isoform X6 — translation MTSSGRMLFWSSKGKARADQVLCSWGIHFSSSLMEDASKRKFRALEKARSSAQLQTNYPSSDNSLYTNAKGSTISAFDGGSDSSSESEPEEPQSRKKLRMEAS, via the exons ATGACCTCAAGCGGCAGAATGCTCTTCTGGAGCAGCAAG GGGAAAGCGAGAGCTGATCAAGTTCTTTGTTCCTGGGGAATtcacttctcttcctccctcatgGAAGATGCAAGTAAAAGGAAAT TCCGTGCACTGGAGAAGGCGAGGTCGAGTGCCCAACTGCAGACCAACTACCCCTCCTCAGACAACAGCCTCTACACCAACGCCAAGGGCAGCACCATCTCTGCCTTCGATGGGGGCTCAGACTCCAGCTCGGAGTCGGAGCCCGAAGAGCCCCAAAGCAGGAAGAAGCTCCGGATGGAGGCCAGCTAA